A genome region from Candidatus Glassbacteria bacterium includes the following:
- a CDS encoding tetratricopeptide repeat protein produces MPPLRKADQALLDKVLSVYHPGWARSLAAASGNLSGDLDRKIKPYLSGVSRGLDLFVPAADPSYGVTERGGDAVVAYFTRPRRPGARPSYVMIDVSGFTKLLTFLTDRFGKQEAGDIMNMSILNRYCLNRMGMLIAHFGAQGAEQDTDPAADALKSALAFRSILGTITLEVRGELTRKLAGKPHQEAIRKFIKGLEIKASAGVVEGRSHGRSGFYGRDARARITWGRSARHLAGSEKVGGSDDRVAKRLTEVKGVGFDDESAAGFEELIGSDWLNKRDFRSRRFGDFTKVVLTPRGMDRLSERTWDDIARFENGRPAAAADGELSLDGIARRIERAAPYLQGGELLEQVVRGLGPEAELATLFDDRSSRVHDTGILFVNFTVSSGGLLDDLSAVVHRLMTRYGLVYKYNIFPLGDFNLMACLGLEVAGAPETERLYTEVLWQCWNDLLDDTRRNFAGRVRLRAGLSVGQCLQGPVGDNLLHNELTIIGPDCNLAARLVTRALVRKEPPGSLLAARNSYASVEHLLAPVKPFEHAELKGFSEPVPLYSLIPRGEQESPAELAGRLRRLPLVTDKGEVIDGSGGSMGDKLLTAAEAFVAEFGGRGKQVNRMLGFYGPAGLGKTRRLAEIMHTCAESGWKVLWAECMSWYQGSGSKAEDDSGKGSVMAVPFYPFIKFLNGQVFGIQGSDTPAQAMKKLRAVTRSLRGVSAGGEELVVVASFLGIESGAAGSAGSLNPEERRNVFFEQVAALFESLVAAHGRRLLLVIDDLQWADPGSIKLLGYLLHRVGGGLLFCTAARDRQCLEALVEDESGAAAGFMLLEAKPLAQKGVRLLARVALGVSRDKNLPAELDRRLSELENNPLFVTEFCRKLADNEVVTVRDGEVVRFDRAGFASMSVPNRVQSVIEELINSLPRRDFDLIRNGSVLGNVLRCRYVAEINSYRAENKMPPAKARLGLHGLAGRQVLEIELDSGEDSVYRFSRALIGQSLYQGITPSLRKRLHGVAAGIWQRLREDNLEKNLNCAMHYEQAEMPQKGAEYHLAAGRMSGELFENENALRLLDRVEKFCSEHKLDGADRMLLQMHEQRCNIALALGRYEKALEDSDGLKKISAQLAEKDKQVRAELLAGRTYLTRARDDDYKHSLSHYNQAEKLAEGLPLLVLEARNGQSRVLLETGGIEKCEKRAVSALEDISADMDDTRATILRARLIRTLATVRMRLGRNREGVETADQALEMIAGAGDGSEFMPVKAQLLNTKAICLSMAFCLPEALKTFYQARSLARKVGDVNLQLLILNNMSVTLNDSGENTKALDLLVSNYDTIHKLAGESRGLAGLEFNIGESYHFMGDPGRAEKHYRRALGITERISSRQFGVNIMYNLGEALRDLDKNEEARRVLERAARLARRHGYLQQLLDLENILGEMDMAGGNLKSAGQRHRRAIEIARKLKDDFGIGWSLRNLAEDLLQLGGADNRHEAGKLLEESLEYCRKAGQPENLLVTLASILDNWDVLGLAESLRPDILEELGQLARKINSKKYLKLYRKHGGVADE; encoded by the coding sequence ATGCCCCCTCTTCGCAAAGCAGATCAAGCTCTGCTGGACAAGGTCCTCTCAGTCTACCATCCCGGCTGGGCCCGTTCGCTTGCCGCCGCATCCGGCAACCTGTCCGGCGATCTCGACCGGAAAATTAAACCCTACCTGAGCGGTGTCAGCCGGGGACTCGACCTGTTTGTCCCGGCCGCCGATCCCTCCTACGGCGTTACCGAGCGCGGCGGTGACGCGGTCGTGGCGTATTTTACCCGTCCCCGCCGCCCCGGAGCGCGGCCCAGTTACGTGATGATTGACGTGAGCGGGTTTACCAAGCTGCTGACCTTTCTCACCGACCGGTTCGGCAAGCAGGAAGCGGGGGATATCATGAACATGAGTATCCTCAACCGCTACTGCCTCAACCGGATGGGAATGCTGATCGCCCATTTCGGCGCGCAGGGAGCTGAGCAGGACACCGACCCGGCTGCCGACGCGCTCAAGAGTGCGCTGGCTTTCCGTTCCATCCTGGGCACGATCACTCTCGAAGTGCGCGGGGAACTGACCCGCAAGCTGGCCGGCAAACCGCATCAGGAGGCGATCCGCAAATTTATCAAGGGTCTGGAAATCAAGGCCAGCGCCGGAGTGGTGGAGGGCCGGTCCCACGGCCGCAGCGGGTTCTACGGCAGGGACGCGCGGGCGAGGATCACCTGGGGCAGGAGCGCGAGACACCTGGCCGGCAGCGAGAAGGTCGGCGGCAGCGACGACCGCGTGGCCAAGCGGTTGACCGAGGTCAAGGGCGTCGGTTTCGACGATGAATCGGCGGCCGGGTTCGAGGAACTGATCGGCTCCGACTGGCTCAACAAGCGCGATTTCCGCTCCCGCCGGTTCGGTGATTTTACCAAGGTCGTCCTGACCCCGCGCGGGATGGACCGGTTGAGCGAGCGCACCTGGGACGATATCGCCCGGTTTGAAAACGGACGCCCGGCAGCAGCCGCTGACGGGGAGCTGAGCCTCGACGGGATAGCCCGCCGGATCGAGCGGGCCGCGCCGTATCTCCAGGGCGGCGAGCTGTTGGAGCAGGTGGTGCGCGGCCTGGGCCCCGAGGCAGAACTGGCGACCCTGTTCGACGACCGTTCGAGCCGCGTTCACGATACCGGAATCCTGTTCGTCAATTTCACGGTCTCCTCGGGCGGCCTGCTCGATGATCTCTCGGCGGTGGTCCACCGGCTCATGACCCGCTACGGACTGGTCTATAAATACAATATTTTCCCGCTGGGCGATTTCAACCTGATGGCCTGCCTGGGCCTTGAGGTCGCAGGCGCGCCCGAAACCGAGCGGCTCTATACCGAGGTGCTCTGGCAGTGCTGGAACGACCTGCTCGACGACACTCGCCGCAATTTCGCCGGCAGAGTCCGCCTTCGCGCCGGACTGAGTGTGGGCCAGTGCCTCCAGGGGCCGGTCGGCGACAACCTGCTGCACAACGAACTGACGATTATCGGGCCCGACTGCAACCTCGCCGCCCGTCTGGTGACCCGCGCCCTGGTGCGCAAGGAACCGCCCGGCTCGCTGCTGGCCGCCCGGAACAGCTACGCCAGCGTGGAGCACCTGCTCGCGCCGGTGAAGCCGTTCGAGCACGCCGAGCTGAAAGGCTTCAGCGAACCGGTGCCGCTCTACTCGCTCATTCCCCGCGGCGAACAGGAATCCCCGGCCGAGCTGGCCGGAAGGTTACGCCGCCTACCGCTGGTTACTGATAAGGGTGAGGTAATCGACGGCTCCGGCGGGTCGATGGGCGACAAGCTGCTGACCGCGGCCGAGGCGTTTGTCGCCGAATTCGGCGGGCGCGGAAAACAGGTTAACCGGATGCTCGGATTTTACGGTCCGGCCGGGCTGGGAAAAACCAGACGGCTGGCGGAGATTATGCACACCTGCGCCGAGAGCGGCTGGAAAGTGCTCTGGGCCGAGTGCATGAGCTGGTATCAGGGCTCGGGGTCGAAAGCGGAAGATGATTCCGGCAAGGGATCGGTAATGGCCGTCCCGTTTTACCCGTTCATCAAGTTCCTCAACGGCCAGGTGTTCGGCATCCAGGGATCGGATACGCCGGCGCAGGCGATGAAGAAACTGCGCGCCGTGACCCGCAGCCTTCGCGGCGTGAGCGCGGGAGGCGAGGAACTGGTGGTGGTGGCCTCATTCCTGGGAATCGAGTCCGGCGCTGCCGGCTCGGCCGGATCGCTCAATCCCGAGGAACGGCGCAACGTGTTTTTCGAACAGGTGGCGGCCCTGTTCGAATCACTGGTCGCGGCCCACGGCAGACGGCTGCTGCTGGTGATCGACGATCTCCAGTGGGCCGATCCCGGCAGTATCAAACTCCTCGGATATTTGTTGCACAGAGTTGGCGGCGGCCTGCTGTTCTGCACCGCGGCCAGGGACCGCCAATGCCTGGAGGCGCTGGTGGAGGATGAATCGGGCGCCGCCGCCGGCTTCATGCTGCTTGAGGCGAAACCGCTGGCGCAGAAAGGTGTGCGCCTGCTGGCCAGGGTGGCCCTGGGAGTTTCCCGCGATAAGAATCTGCCCGCCGAACTCGATCGCCGGTTGAGCGAGCTGGAAAATAATCCTCTGTTTGTCACCGAGTTCTGCCGCAAACTGGCTGACAACGAAGTGGTGACTGTCCGCGACGGCGAAGTGGTCAGGTTCGACCGCGCCGGGTTCGCCTCGATGAGCGTGCCGAACCGCGTGCAGTCGGTAATAGAGGAGCTGATCAACTCCTTGCCGCGCCGGGATTTCGACCTGATCCGCAACGGCTCGGTGCTGGGCAATGTCCTGCGCTGCCGTTACGTGGCCGAAATCAACAGTTACAGGGCGGAAAACAAGATGCCGCCCGCAAAAGCACGCCTGGGCCTCCACGGACTTGCCGGACGGCAGGTGCTGGAAATCGAACTCGACAGCGGCGAAGATTCAGTTTACCGGTTCAGCCGCGCACTGATCGGCCAGTCTCTCTACCAGGGCATCACTCCATCGCTGCGTAAGCGGCTCCACGGGGTAGCCGCCGGGATCTGGCAGCGGTTACGCGAGGACAACCTGGAGAAGAACCTCAACTGCGCCATGCACTATGAACAGGCCGAAATGCCGCAGAAGGGCGCTGAATACCACCTGGCAGCGGGCCGGATGTCGGGCGAACTGTTTGAAAACGAAAACGCCCTTCGACTGCTCGACCGCGTGGAAAAATTCTGCAGCGAGCACAAGCTGGACGGCGCCGACCGGATGCTCCTGCAGATGCACGAGCAGCGCTGCAATATCGCCCTGGCCCTGGGCCGTTACGAGAAAGCCCTGGAGGACAGCGACGGTCTGAAAAAAATCTCCGCACAACTGGCGGAAAAAGACAAACAGGTCCGCGCCGAACTGCTGGCCGGCAGAACCTATCTCACCCGCGCCCGGGATGACGATTACAAGCACTCGCTGTCCCATTACAACCAGGCCGAGAAGCTGGCCGAAGGGCTGCCTCTGCTCGTGCTCGAAGCCCGGAACGGGCAATCGCGGGTGCTGCTGGAAACCGGGGGGATCGAAAAATGCGAGAAACGGGCTGTCAGCGCGCTCGAAGATATCAGCGCCGATATGGACGATACCCGCGCCACGATCCTGCGCGCCCGGTTGATCCGGACCCTGGCCACGGTCCGCATGAGGCTCGGCCGCAACAGGGAGGGGGTCGAAACGGCTGATCAGGCGCTGGAGATGATCGCCGGGGCGGGAGATGGCAGCGAGTTCATGCCGGTCAAGGCCCAGTTGCTCAACACCAAGGCGATCTGCTTGTCGATGGCCTTCTGTCTGCCCGAGGCCCTGAAAACCTTTTACCAGGCCCGCTCGCTAGCCCGCAAGGTGGGGGACGTGAACCTGCAGCTGCTGATCCTGAACAACATGAGCGTGACTCTCAACGACTCCGGCGAGAACACCAAGGCGCTCGACCTGCTGGTGTCAAACTACGATACGATCCACAAGCTGGCCGGCGAGAGCAGGGGGCTGGCCGGCCTCGAGTTCAATATCGGCGAGAGCTACCATTTCATGGGCGACCCGGGCCGCGCGGAGAAACACTACCGCCGCGCCCTGGGGATTACCGAGCGGATCAGCAGCCGCCAGTTCGGGGTAAATATCATGTACAACCTCGGCGAGGCGCTCCGCGACCTGGACAAGAACGAGGAGGCTCGCCGGGTGCTGGAGCGCGCCGCCCGCCTCGCGCGCCGCCACGGTTACCTTCAGCAGTTGCTGGACCTGGAAAATATCCTCGGTGAGATGGACATGGCCGGCGGTAACCTGAAAAGCGCCGGCCAACGCCATCGCCGCGCAATCGAAATCGCCAGGAAGCTCAAGGACGATTTCGGCATCGGCTGGAGCCTGCGCAACCTGGCCGAGGACCTCCTGCAGCTCGGCGGAGCGGACAACCGCCACGAGGCCGGCAAGCTGCTGGAGGAATCGCTGGAGTACTGCCGCAAGGCCGGCCAGCCGGAAAACCTGCTGGTGACCCTGGCATCGATCCTGGACAACTGGGACGTGCTTGGCCTGGCTGAGTCGCTTCGTCCGGACATCCTGGAGGAACTAGGCCAGCTGGCCCGTAAAATCAACAGCAAAAAATATCTCAAACTTTATCGCAAGCACGGCGGCGTTGCGGATGAATGA
- a CDS encoding L,D-transpeptidase family protein, with protein sequence MPWRRTKSPMERVRPMHIRALAALLACLLPAVTGAAPADRETPIYLLEMGYDGGDYALLVDKQEQLLYLYRGTGDGPRLYKQFRCTTGRNNKGAKLREGDLKTPNGVYFFRGILEDEQLPEKYGVRAFTMDYPNDFDRLRNKTGGGIWLHAVNESDRVEKSYDTEGCVVVTNSDIMELSGYIALWHTPIIVDDSLVTVGSETYQRERTKVLDFIGEWEHSWENKRIDRYMACYDERFSGYGRTKARHRAHKQRLNEVYKEIKVDLTDINVFAFHNYLVVSFRQEYRSDRYHSVGRKKLYLTRDGDSYRILSERISRM encoded by the coding sequence ATGCCCTGGAGGCGGACAAAATCACCGATGGAGCGTGTCAGGCCCATGCATATCCGCGCGCTGGCCGCCCTGCTGGCCTGCCTGCTGCCCGCTGTTACCGGCGCGGCGCCGGCAGACCGGGAAACCCCGATCTACCTGCTGGAGATGGGGTATGACGGCGGCGACTATGCCCTGCTGGTCGACAAGCAGGAACAACTGCTCTACCTGTACCGTGGCACCGGGGACGGCCCGAGGCTTTACAAACAGTTCCGTTGTACCACCGGCCGCAACAACAAGGGTGCGAAACTTCGCGAGGGAGACCTCAAAACTCCCAACGGCGTCTATTTCTTCCGCGGTATCCTCGAAGACGAGCAGTTGCCCGAAAAGTACGGCGTGCGCGCTTTCACGATGGACTACCCCAACGATTTCGACCGGCTGCGCAACAAGACCGGCGGCGGGATCTGGCTGCACGCGGTCAACGAGAGCGACCGGGTGGAGAAAAGCTACGATACCGAGGGCTGTGTGGTCGTTACCAACTCGGATATCATGGAGCTGAGCGGCTATATCGCCCTCTGGCACACTCCGATTATCGTCGACGACAGCCTGGTCACCGTCGGCAGCGAAACGTATCAGCGCGAACGGACAAAAGTGCTCGATTTTATCGGCGAATGGGAACACAGTTGGGAAAACAAGCGGATCGACAGGTATATGGCCTGCTACGACGAGCGTTTCAGCGGCTACGGCCGCACCAAGGCCCGGCATCGCGCTCACAAACAGCGCCTGAATGAAGTTTACAAGGAAATAAAAGTCGATCTGACCGATATCAACGTTTTCGCCTTTCATAACTACCTGGTGGTCAGTTTCAGGCAGGAGTACCGTTCCGACCGCTATCATAGCGTGGGACGCAAGAAGCTCTATCTCACCCGCGACGGGGATAGCTACCGGATTCTCTCCGAGCGGATCAGCCGGATGTAG
- a CDS encoding rRNA pseudouridine synthase — MTETPAGEKIQKVLAHAGVSSRRGAEKLILEGRVRLNGRTLTDPAIRVDPDTDKLEIDGKPLPPPPEKPAALILYKKIGYVTSRADPHNKNTVYDLLPPEERGRNWLYAGRLDKNSEGLVLFTSSGALVQRLTHPSFKVEKQYTVRVHGNPGPGGLEKMLRGMEIEGKLLKADSVRKTGFHTGEGTYEVVLSQGEKRQIRRMFAELGCQVRYLCRTRIGPVGIEGLAPGQSRRLTDAELRRLLGDRSGAGRRRRR, encoded by the coding sequence ATGACAGAAACCCCCGCCGGAGAGAAAATCCAGAAAGTCCTGGCCCATGCCGGAGTAAGTTCCAGGCGTGGTGCGGAAAAACTGATCCTCGAGGGCAGGGTCCGGCTTAACGGCCGGACTCTCACCGATCCCGCCATCCGGGTGGACCCGGATACGGACAAACTGGAAATCGACGGCAAGCCGCTGCCCCCGCCCCCCGAAAAGCCGGCCGCTCTGATCCTGTACAAGAAAATCGGCTATGTCACCAGCAGGGCCGATCCCCATAATAAAAACACGGTTTACGATCTCCTTCCCCCCGAAGAGCGCGGGCGAAACTGGCTCTATGCCGGCCGGCTGGATAAAAACAGCGAGGGCCTGGTCCTGTTCACCAGTTCCGGAGCTCTGGTCCAGCGCCTGACCCACCCGTCGTTCAAGGTTGAAAAGCAATACACTGTCCGCGTCCACGGCAATCCGGGTCCGGGCGGCCTGGAGAAAATGCTGCGCGGGATGGAGATCGAGGGCAAGCTGCTGAAAGCCGACTCAGTGCGCAAGACCGGATTCCACACGGGCGAGGGGACCTATGAGGTCGTGCTGAGCCAGGGAGAAAAGCGCCAGATCAGACGCATGTTCGCAGAGCTCGGTTGCCAGGTGCGCTATCTCTGCCGGACCAGGATCGGGCCGGTCGGAATCGAGGGACTGGCGCCGGGCCAGTCCCGCAGGCTGACCGATGCCGAACTGCGGCGGCTCCTCGGCGACAGGAGCGGGGCCGGGCGGCGGCGGCGCAGGTGA
- the scpB gene encoding SMC-Scp complex subunit ScpB, with protein MSEYSNETVIEAMLFASSEPVDAARLAVSAEMEEELVHQAVRTLNEHYESSDRAFRVMEISGGYQYRTVPELAEYVRGLGRQSSSQKLSPAALETLAIIAYRQPITRVEVEKIRGVNPSGVLKTLLEKRLITICGRAQILGRPLLYGTTPEFLRYFGLSGLDSLPRESELEVILSEQESQTVAPAAGDFDDSQQELV; from the coding sequence ATGAGCGAATACTCCAACGAAACAGTGATCGAGGCGATGCTCTTCGCCTCCAGCGAACCCGTGGACGCTGCCCGTCTGGCAGTTTCGGCGGAGATGGAGGAGGAGCTGGTGCACCAGGCGGTCCGGACGCTCAACGAGCACTACGAGTCCAGCGACCGGGCGTTCAGGGTCATGGAGATCAGCGGCGGCTATCAGTATCGCACAGTGCCGGAACTGGCCGAATATGTCCGCGGACTGGGCCGCCAGAGTTCCTCGCAGAAACTCAGCCCAGCCGCGCTGGAAACCCTGGCGATTATCGCCTACCGTCAGCCGATCACCCGTGTCGAGGTGGAGAAAATCAGGGGAGTAAACCCCAGCGGAGTACTCAAGACGCTGCTGGAGAAAAGGCTGATCACAATCTGTGGCCGGGCGCAGATCCTTGGCCGGCCGCTGCTCTACGGGACGACCCCGGAGTTCCTGCGCTATTTCGGACTGTCCGGCCTCGACAGCCTGCCCCGCGAGAGCGAGCTCGAAGTTATCCTCAGCGAGCAGGAGAGCCAGACTGTCGCTCCGGCGGCCGGGGATTTCGACGACAGCCAGCAGGAACTTGTCTAG
- the trpS gene encoding tryptophan--tRNA ligase, producing MADKKGVILSGMRPTGKLHLGHLVGALENWINLQESFDCYFLVADYHVLTTAFDKSAEIPSNTHEMVLDWLAVGLDPERSTFLVQSKVHEHCELNLIFSMITPMPWVERNPTIKEMIADLDLTGKIHYGLMGYPILQAADILLYRADLVPVGEDQVAHVEMTREIARRFNHLYAEVFPEPKSKLTNTPRLPGTDGKKMSKSLGNCIYISDGDEDVKQKVRQMVTDPQKVRRGDPGRPEICSVYSYHELFNKAETDEIAEDCRSGALGCVDCKGKLAGAVGTVLDPIRKRRGKFAGDPDKVRDTLAAGSELAAKRAAETMRMVREAMGMEY from the coding sequence ATGGCGGACAAGAAGGGTGTTATTCTCAGCGGGATGCGTCCCACCGGCAAGCTCCACCTGGGCCATCTGGTGGGTGCGCTGGAAAACTGGATAAACCTTCAGGAATCTTTCGACTGCTACTTCCTGGTTGCCGACTACCACGTCCTCACCACCGCGTTCGACAAGAGCGCCGAGATACCCTCCAATACCCACGAGATGGTCCTCGACTGGCTGGCGGTCGGGCTTGATCCCGAGCGCTCGACCTTTCTGGTCCAGTCCAAGGTGCACGAGCACTGCGAGCTGAACCTCATTTTCAGCATGATCACCCCCATGCCGTGGGTGGAGCGCAACCCGACAATCAAGGAGATGATCGCCGATCTCGACCTGACGGGAAAGATCCATTACGGGCTGATGGGTTACCCGATCCTCCAGGCCGCCGATATCCTGCTCTACCGCGCCGACCTGGTGCCGGTGGGTGAGGACCAGGTGGCGCATGTCGAGATGACCCGCGAGATCGCGCGCCGGTTCAACCATCTGTATGCCGAGGTGTTCCCGGAGCCCAAGTCCAAGCTGACAAACACGCCGCGCCTGCCGGGCACCGACGGGAAAAAAATGAGCAAGAGCCTGGGCAACTGTATCTACATCTCCGACGGCGACGAGGACGTCAAACAGAAAGTGCGCCAGATGGTTACCGACCCGCAGAAAGTCCGTCGCGGCGACCCGGGCCGCCCGGAAATCTGCTCGGTCTATTCCTACCACGAGCTTTTCAACAAGGCCGAGACCGATGAGATCGCCGAAGACTGCCGTTCCGGCGCGCTGGGCTGCGTGGACTGCAAAGGAAAACTTGCCGGGGCGGTCGGGACCGTGCTCGACCCGATCCGCAAGCGGCGCGGCAAGTTTGCCGGGGACCCGGACAAGGTCAGGGACACCCTGGCCGCGGGCAGCGAGCTGGCCGCCAAACGCGCCGCCGAGACCATGCGGATGGTCCGCGAGGCGATGGGGATGGAATACTGA
- a CDS encoding site-2 protease family protein, which translates to MTDLEQWLIVIPVLLFSVVVHECAHGLAAERAGDPTARLLGRITLNPMSHIDPVGSILVPILLLASNSTIFFAWAKPVPVNPRNFNEPRRDDIIVSIAGPISNILLAVTFTVLLAIVVKVVPLDSSFWRSPYFEVFHYGIWINLILAFFNLIPIPPLDGSHILENLLPYEAARKYAAIRPYGFMILLAALYFNLLTVFFLPARVIYRGLMMFVQAVAM; encoded by the coding sequence ATGACTGATTTGGAGCAATGGCTGATAGTAATTCCGGTACTGCTGTTTTCCGTGGTCGTGCACGAGTGCGCGCACGGGCTCGCAGCCGAGCGCGCCGGCGACCCGACTGCCCGGCTGCTGGGACGGATCACGCTCAACCCCATGTCGCATATCGACCCGGTGGGTTCGATCCTGGTTCCGATCCTGCTGCTGGCCTCCAACAGCACGATCTTTTTTGCCTGGGCCAAGCCGGTGCCGGTCAATCCGCGCAATTTCAACGAGCCGCGCCGCGATGATATCATCGTCAGTATTGCCGGGCCGATCTCCAATATCCTGCTGGCCGTGACGTTCACGGTCCTGCTGGCGATAGTCGTAAAAGTAGTCCCGCTGGATTCCTCGTTCTGGCGCAGCCCCTATTTCGAGGTGTTCCATTACGGGATCTGGATCAACCTGATCCTTGCTTTCTTCAACCTGATCCCGATCCCGCCGCTCGATGGCTCACATATCCTCGAGAATCTCCTGCCCTACGAGGCGGCGCGCAAATATGCGGCAATCCGCCCCTACGGTTTCATGATCCTGCTGGCGGCCCTGTATTTCAACCTGCTGACGGTTTTTTTCCTGCCGGCGCGGGTGATCTACCGGGGGTTGATGATGTTCGTGCAGGCGGTGGCGATGTAG
- a CDS encoding sodium:solute symporter family protein, which translates to MGYIDFSMLIVFLIGMFVIGWLLSRWIDTADDFMVAGRHLTPFILAAALTAANVNLYSFIGQSGTAYKHGISIVWQTWTGNMGLVFSGLIIIPILRRLRIRTVPEFLGMRYNVGVRTLIGAYWVFRLSFWLGVVLLMAATAFKTIAFVDGLPFTGSLHFWLFIFAGIAVAYTFLGGMWSVTITDVIQFILMLGGALIMLPMVMQQVGWFPGLVEAVKAGHMNLVPQFGAYNWMFILAIWILGIQWASTDQGLLQMSFSSKDAKSAARGLVLAGIITTPFALLWILPGLAASIIHPGLEEMDSAFPTLMSSTLPPIVLGIVACGLLSSQMSTISTNLTGVATLFVNDIYKTVLHKTASPKNVLWTVKIMTFFAGAMGVGFAYLIPLIGENAVAAYLTVSGIFDMPFFVIAIVFGLLWKRANWQGALIGYLVGIVAGLLSAYYRGLDAFFFSTFLSTGTVLVVTPLASMLFPSHSDEQLDKIWNARTHSEADEGAPFHIIPESAGGKFFFILFFVSLAVFLAGVISGSMGCPWAGVLALTGMIAYFLSGLFRLFYD; encoded by the coding sequence ATGGGTTATATCGATTTCAGCATGCTGATTGTGTTCCTGATCGGAATGTTCGTGATCGGCTGGCTGCTGTCGCGCTGGATCGACACGGCCGATGATTTCATGGTGGCGGGGCGCCACCTGACGCCGTTCATCCTGGCCGCGGCGCTGACAGCCGCCAATGTGAACCTCTACAGCTTTATCGGCCAGAGCGGGACGGCTTACAAGCACGGTATTTCGATTGTCTGGCAGACCTGGACCGGCAACATGGGTCTGGTATTCAGCGGGCTGATAATCATCCCGATCCTGCGACGGCTGCGGATACGAACCGTGCCGGAATTCCTGGGCATGCGCTACAACGTTGGAGTCCGCACGCTGATCGGCGCCTACTGGGTGTTCCGGCTCAGCTTCTGGCTGGGTGTTGTGCTGCTGATGGCGGCGACCGCATTCAAGACAATCGCGTTCGTGGACGGGTTGCCGTTCACTGGAAGTCTGCATTTCTGGCTGTTTATTTTTGCCGGTATCGCCGTGGCCTACACGTTCCTGGGCGGGATGTGGTCGGTGACTATCACCGATGTGATCCAGTTCATCCTGATGCTGGGCGGGGCGCTGATCATGCTGCCGATGGTGATGCAGCAGGTGGGCTGGTTCCCCGGGCTGGTTGAGGCGGTCAAGGCCGGCCACATGAACCTGGTGCCCCAGTTCGGCGCGTACAACTGGATGTTCATCCTGGCGATCTGGATCCTGGGCATCCAGTGGGCCAGCACGGACCAGGGCCTGCTGCAGATGTCGTTCAGTTCCAAGGACGCCAAGAGCGCCGCGCGCGGGCTGGTGCTGGCCGGGATTATCACCACCCCGTTCGCACTGCTCTGGATTCTGCCCGGCCTGGCCGCCAGTATCATTCATCCCGGTCTGGAAGAGATGGACAGCGCGTTTCCCACCCTGATGAGCAGCACACTGCCGCCGATCGTGCTGGGGATTGTTGCCTGCGGTCTGCTCTCGAGCCAGATGAGCACGATCAGCACCAATCTGACCGGTGTGGCCACACTGTTTGTCAACGATATCTACAAGACCGTGCTGCACAAAACCGCCAGTCCGAAAAACGTGCTGTGGACGGTGAAGATCATGACCTTTTTCGCCGGCGCGATGGGGGTCGGGTTCGCCTACCTGATCCCGCTGATCGGCGAAAACGCGGTGGCAGCCTACCTGACGGTTAGCGGTATCTTCGACATGCCGTTTTTCGTGATCGCAATCGTGTTCGGCCTGCTCTGGAAGCGGGCCAACTGGCAGGGAGCGCTGATCGGTTACCTGGTGGGGATCGTGGCTGGTCTGCTTTCGGCCTATTACCGTGGTCTGGACGCTTTCTTCTTTTCGACCTTCCTCAGCACCGGAACCGTGCTGGTGGTTACTCCGCTGGCATCCATGCTCTTTCCGTCCCACAGTGACGAGCAACTGGACAAGATCTGGAACGCACGTACGCACAGCGAGGCCGACGAGGGCGCGCCGTTCCATATCATCCCCGAATCCGCCGGCGGGAAATTCTTCTTCATCCTGTTTTTTGTCTCGCTGGCGGTCTTCCTTGCGGGCGTGATCAGCGGCTCGATGGGCTGCCCGTGGGCCGGAGTGCTGGCGCTGACCGGGATGATCGCCTATTTCCTGAGCGGACTGTTCCGCCTGTTTTACGACTGA